A segment of the Cricetulus griseus strain 17A/GY chromosome 6, alternate assembly CriGri-PICRH-1.0, whole genome shotgun sequence genome:
GAACTCTCAAAGCAGCGTGAAGTCACTTCCCGTCAACCCTGATGatctgtatgtgagtgtgcacggAATGCCCTTTTCTGCAATGGAAAATGATGTCAGAGAGTTTTTCCATGGGCTCCGTGTTGATGCAGTGCATTTGTTAAAAGATCATGTAGGTCGAAATAATGGGAATGGATTGGTTAAGTTTCTCTCCCCTCAAGATACATTTGAAGCTTTGAAACGGAACAGAATGCTGATGATTCAACGCTATGTGGAAGTCAGTCCtgccacagagagacagtggGTAGCTGCTGGAGGTCATATCACTTTCAAACAAAGCATGGGGCCTTCTGGACAAGCCCACCCCCCTCCACAGACACTTCCAAGGTCAAAATCGCCCAGTGGGCAGAAAAGGTCACGGTCAAGATCACCACATGAGGCTGGTTATTGTGTTTACTTAAAAGGGCTACCATttgaagcagaaaacaaacacgtcattgatttttttaagaagTTGGATATTGTGGAAGATAGTATTTATATAGCTTATGGACCCAATGGGAAAGCAACTGGTGAAGGCTTTGTAGAATTCAGGAATGATGCTGACTATAAGGCTGCTCTGTGCCGTCATAAACAATACATGGGCAATCGCTTTATTCAAGTTCATCCAATTACTAAGAAAGGTATGCTAGAAAAGATAGATATGATTCGAAAACGACTTCAAAACTTCAGCTATGACCAGAGGGAAATGGTGTTAAATCCAGAGGGGGATGTCAGTTCTGCCAAAGTCTGTGCCCATATAACAAACATTCCATTCAGCATTACCAAGATGGACGTTCTTCAGTTCCTAGAAGGAATCCCGGTGGATGAGAGTGCTGTCCATGTTCTTGTTGATAACAATGGGCAAGGTCTTGGGCAGGCATTGGTTCAGTTTAAAACTGAAGATGATGCACGTAAATCTGAACACTTACACCGTAAAAAGCTGAATGGGAGAGAAGCTTTTGTCCATATAGTTACCCTAGAAGATATGCGAGAGATTGAGAAAAATCCCCCAGCCCAAGGAAAAAAGGGCTTAAAGATACCTGTTCCAGGTAATCCTGCAGTACCAGTGATGCCTAGTGCAGGGATGCCTGCTGCTGGAATTCCCGCTGCCGGAATTCCCGGTTCTGGGATGCCTGGTGCCGGGATGCCAGGTGCTGGAATGCCTAGTGCGGGGATGCCCGCTGCTGGAATGCCTGGTGCTGGGATGCCCAGCGCTGGAATGCCTGGTGCCGGAATACCTGGTGCTGGAATGCCTGGTGCCGGAATACCCGGTGCTGGAATACCTGGTCCCGCAATGCCTGGTCCAGCAATACCTGGTCCCGCAATGCCTGGTCCTGCAATGCCTGGCCCTGCAATACCTGGTGCCGCAATACCTGGTCCCGCAATACCTGGTCCTGCACTGCCTGGTGCTGGCATCCCCACTGCAGGAGGAGAGGAGCATGTCTTCTTGACTGTAGGATCGAAGGAGGCCAATAATGGGCCGCCATTTAATTTCCCTGGTAATTTTGGCGGGCCGAATGCCTTTGGGCCACCACTTCCCCCTCCAGGATTAGGGGGGGCTTTTGGTGATGTTAGGCCTGTTATGCCTTCAGTTGGAAACAGTGGTTTGCCTGGCCTAGGACTGGAAGTTCCAGGTTTTGGAGGAGCACCAAATAATTTAAGTGGGCCGTCAGGATTTGGGGGCATTCCTCAGAATTTTGGAAATGGCCCTGGTAGTTTAAATGCTCCCCCTGGTTTTGGAAGTGGGCCCCCTAGTCTTGGAAGTGTCCCTGGGCATTTGAGTGGGCCTCCAGCCtttgggcctgggcctgggcctggcccAATACATATTGCGGGTCCCCCTGGCTTTGGAGCTAGCTCTGGAAAACCAGGACCTACAATAATTAAGGTTCAGAACATGCCCTTTACTGTATCTATTGATgaaattttagatttcttttatggGTATCAGGTAATCCCAGGTTCAGTGTgtttaaaatacaatgaaaaaggTATGCCTACAGGTGAAGCCATGGTGGCCTTTGAATCTCGGGACGAAGCCACAGCTGCTGTCATTGACTTAAATGATAGACCTATAGGTTCAAGAAAGGTAAAGCTCGTT
Coding sequences within it:
- the LOC100756430 gene encoding RNA-binding protein 12 isoform X1, which produces MAVVIRLQGLPIVAGTMDIRHFFSGLTIPDGGVHIVGGELGEAFIVFATDEDARLGMMRTGGTIKGSKVTLLLSSKTEMQNMIELSRRRFETANLDIPPANASRSGPPPSSGMSNRVNLPATVPNFNNPSPSVVTATTSVHESNKNIQTFSTASVGSAPPSMGTSFGSPTFSSTIPSTASPMNTVPPPPIPPIPAMPSLPPLPSIPPIPVPPPVPTLPPVPPVPPIPPVPNVPPMTPLPPMSGMPPLNPPPVAPLPAGMNGSGAPMSLNNNLNPVFLGPLTPVNPIQMNSQSSVKSLPVNPDDLYVSVHGMPFSAMENDVREFFHGLRVDAVHLLKDHVGRNNGNGLVKFLSPQDTFEALKRNRMLMIQRYVEVSPATERQWVAAGGHITFKQSMGPSGQAHPPPQTLPRSKSPSGQKRSRSRSPHEAGYCVYLKGLPFEAENKHVIDFFKKLDIVEDSIYIAYGPNGKATGEGFVEFRNDADYKAALCRHKQYMGNRFIQVHPITKKGMLEKIDMIRKRLQNFSYDQREMVLNPEGDVSSAKVCAHITNIPFSITKMDVLQFLEGIPVDESAVHVLVDNNGQGLGQALVQFKTEDDARKSEHLHRKKLNGREAFVHIVTLEDMREIEKNPPAQGKKGLKIPVPGNPAVPVMPSAGMPAAGIPAAGIPGSGMPGAGMPGAGMPSAGMPAAGMPGAGMPSAGMPGAGIPGAGMPGAGIPGAGIPGPAMPGPAIPGPAMPGPAMPGPAIPGAAIPGPAIPGPALPGAGIPTAGGEEHVFLTVGSKEANNGPPFNFPGNFGGPNAFGPPLPPPGLGGAFGDVRPVMPSVGNSGLPGLGLEVPGFGGAPNNLSGPSGFGGIPQNFGNGPGSLNAPPGFGSGPPSLGSVPGHLSGPPAFGPGPGPGPIHIAGPPGFGASSGKPGPTIIKVQNMPFTVSIDEILDFFYGYQVIPGSVCLKYNEKGMPTGEAMVAFESRDEATAAVIDLNDRPIGSRKVKLVLG